TATGTATTATCACGATTTAATTCGATGATTTTAGGGATTGGATTTTGTGATCTCGGAGGCGAATAAGTATGGTATTCATCTTATTCTAAGCTTAGTGAATAATTGGGAAGGTTTTGGAGGGAAGAAACAATATGTTCAGTGGGCTAGAGATCGTGGCCAGTACATGAACAACGAGGATGATTTCTTTAGCAATAATATTGTTAAAGGTTACTATAAAAATCACATCAAGGTACGTATGcgttttatcatatttattttataatcacaATTTAAgttgaataaaatttataatgagTTTGTTGGTGTTTGCAGATTGTGCTGACAAGGGTGAATTCCATAACTGGGATTGCATATAAAGATGATCCCACCATATTTGCATGGGAGTTGATGAACGAACCTCGTTGCCAAACTGACCTCTCCGGAAAAACTATTCAAGTTACTCATTTCTGCCGATTTACTACTTATTTCGTTAATGTTTCTCATTTGATCttaaataaatgttagatgtaCATATTTATTTGGATAGGATTGGGTTGTGGAGATGTCGAATCAAGTTAAATCAATCGACAAGAACCATCTAGTCGAAATTGGGATGGAAGGATTCTACGGAGAGTCGATGCCCGACAAGAAGCAATTCAATCCAGGTTATGAAGTTGGCACTGATTTCATATCCAACAACCGCGTTCCGGGGGTTGATTTTGCCACCATTCATCTATACCCTGATCAatggtaaatatatatatatatatacttattttctttatatttgaTATCCAAGTTACACGTGATCGAATGCACATTTTTGTACATGTTGCAGGGTTCCAGGAGCAAACGACGAGGCCCAAACCGAGTTCGTGGAGAAATGGATCGGCTCACATAGCCTCGACTCGAAAACGGTCTTGGGGAAGCCACTTATGGTGACCGAGTTCGGCAAGTCCTCAAGATCATCAGGCTTCAGTGTCGTGGCTCGGGACTCGTACTTTGGGACCATATTCAACAGTGTTTATAGCTGTGCTAGGAGCGGAGGGCCCTGTGTGGGTGCTCTATTCTGGCAGGTGATGGCCGACGGAATGGAGAATTGGAGCGATGGATACGAAGTTGTGCTGGAACAAAGCCCTTCCACTGCTGCTGTTATTAACCAGCAGTCTGCTCGTATCGCTTCTCTCTTAAATTAATACGTTAAACTGAAGTTTATGACATTGTCTGAATGCTACTTAAAATTAATGTCTGAATAATTAATGTAATGGGGCACAATAAATGTACTGTCCTTTTGGCAAGAATTATATGTAACTGTTCACATGCAGTAATAAGAGATTTTTATTCTcctattataattttattatttttacgaTGACGATGTAACTCGCAGCTCAGAGTCAAGATTCAAAACTATTTGGGGTTGGTCACGTACtctatttaatattttgatacATACCAAAGTATGGAGCAAAAACAATATTGAATCTCAAGTGTCTTGAAtatgacatttttttaaataaatagttgactaaagttattttacaaattctcccctaaataaaagtaataataaatttgGTAGTGACTTTTAAACATATTCGatatcaaagttttaaatttgagacAACGTCTCAGGTTCaagttttaattattataaacatTTTCTCAACTAAAAAacagtaataataatttttagaaacGTGGAAAAACATATTTTGAAAACCAACAAGGcatttataaaaatcttaaatttgagACTGTTCTCAAATTCAAGATTCAGAAATCTCAGAATTCGAAACttaattataacaaaatatttatacccagactaaaaaaaaaagaagctatGTTTATGGTGGCCAGAAGTTGAAGCCTAACTGGTTGTGCCTGGTATAGTGGGGGGTCATACGAGCCTAGAATTACATAGTGCGGATGGAGAAACAATGTCCACCTGTctctttcatttatttattacttattattattattgtcaaAAGTCGCCTCTCATTCCCAGCTGGTCGATTCTTCGAACATATAACGAGCACTTTGTCTCTCCGTCCTCACTTATTCAACTCTTTTGGAATACGCGCATCACACGCATGACTACTATAATTACAAAGGTGAGGAGAAAGGGGAGGAATCTTGTATCTCAAGATTGAGCGCTGGAATAAACCCATTTCTGGGTTTTCTATATCTGATTATCCAGAGTTTCCATATTTACAAGTAATTACAGGCCCCACCACGTGAGGCTTTTTGCTGATTCTGATCGGCTTCCCACGTGAAGTTACCATTTTTTTAGCTTTTACTCCAGCGTAGGAAACAAGAGTTCCACTCAACTCCAAGTTCTGAGTTGTGGTTGATCTGCTTGCTGAAATGTCGGTGGGCTGTGGGGTGGAATGCGTGGTGATGTTGGGCTGCATGCGGTGGGTGTGGAAGCGCTGCACCTACATAGGTGCGGACGACAGCGCTACGTGGACCATTGCCAGCGCGGAGGAATTCGAGCCCATTCCGCGCGTCTGCCGCGTCATATTAGCTGTCTACGAACCCGACCTCCGCTGCCCCAAATACGCCCCCCAAGGCGGCTACCGCCTCAACCCCGACTGGGTTGTCAAGCGCGTGACATACGAGCAAACTCTTGGCCACGCGCCTCCTTACATGATTTACCTCGACCATGATAATCAAGAGATCGTACTTGCGATCCGCGGATTGAATTTGGCTAAAGAAGGTGATTACAGGATGCTGCTGGATAATCGGCTGGGTATGCAGATGTTCGATGGGGGATATGTGCATCACGGATTGTTGAAATCAGCGAAATGGGTTTTGGATGCTGAGTCGGTGACTTTGAGTAAACTGTGGACGGAGAATGGAAGGGggtacaaaataatttttacggGGCACTCGTTGGGGTCAGGAGTTGCGACGCTGTTAACTGTGATTGTGGCAAACCATGGGAATCGATTAGGGGGAGTTCCCAGGAGTCTGTTGAGGTGTTACGCAGTGGCACCGGCTCGTTGCTTGTCGCTGAATCTGGCTGTTAAGTATGCTGATGTTATATACTCCGTTGTGCTTCAGGTGTGTAGTTTTGGTGTTCCCTGGCAATTATTTTCTGTCATTATTGGTTTGTTTGTAGGGGATTTACTGTTTTGCCTTCAGCTGTATATTggcaaatttattttgtttagaatTGCAATCTTTAATTCATTTCGATGAGATTCTTCTGTTTTTTATTGGAAAATGAAACCGCTATGTCtagctatttttttttattttattatataaagttGTGGATACCTTTGCTGCAACACTATTATGTAAACCTTATGGAAATGGAAAAGATATTAGAGTCTTTACCTATTTGTAGTCGAGCTAACGTGAACGTATGGATGATTGAGCGAACATTACTTTTGATTAGTGGAAGTATAAATTACTTAAATCACATAAATGTGGTTTCTTGGATCAATTGGCAAGGCATAAAAGTAGTTCAAGAAATTATTTAGTAGCCTAAAATCACATTGCTTTGTCACTTTTAAGATCCTGCCAATTCATTAATTTCTGTTCGAATCACTTTGAGGTAATCGATAGAAACGGAGAGGTGCTCCAGCTCATGAAAAACCATTCTCTCCTTGGGAATAGATGAATATTGCATCGGCATCAGCATCATTGTATATCAATAATCTCAAAATGTGAAGGAGGAACTTGTTTAGGTTTTAGCTATTGTCACAGATTTTTGTACACATGTTTTTTAGAGTGTGTTAAGAAGGAAAAGATCATAATCATAATTATTGTATGTGACATTCATCTTACTCCGTTAAAAATTAATCTCATGTTGTTTGAAACAGGAACAAGACCACTAGGCTGCATtattgaaattaataaaatgttctACATGTGCCTTGGTATTGGTTAACCTGATAGGTGGCAAAACATGCCCCAGTG
This window of the Primulina huaijiensis isolate GDHJ02 chromosome 3, ASM1229523v2, whole genome shotgun sequence genome carries:
- the LOC140972326 gene encoding putative mannan endo-1,4-beta-mannosidase 9 produces the protein MWVEGFIISFLVAIILSGYSEAMANGNFVQTMGTQFVLNEKPLYFNGFNSYWLMYMAADPSTRVKVTDTFRQASKYGMNVARTWAFSDGGYRSLQSSPGSYNEDMFKGLDFVISEANKYGIHLILSLVNNWEGFGGKKQYVQWARDRGQYMNNEDDFFSNNIVKGYYKNHIKIVLTRVNSITGIAYKDDPTIFAWELMNEPRCQTDLSGKTIQDWVVEMSNQVKSIDKNHLVEIGMEGFYGESMPDKKQFNPGYEVGTDFISNNRVPGVDFATIHLYPDQWVPGANDEAQTEFVEKWIGSHSLDSKTVLGKPLMVTEFGKSSRSSGFSVVARDSYFGTIFNSVYSCARSGGPCVGALFWQVMADGMENWSDGYEVVLEQSPSTAAVINQQSARIASLLN
- the LOC140974161 gene encoding uncharacterized protein, with product MSVGCGVECVVMLGCMRWVWKRCTYIGADDSATWTIASAEEFEPIPRVCRVILAVYEPDLRCPKYAPQGGYRLNPDWVVKRVTYEQTLGHAPPYMIYLDHDNQEIVLAIRGLNLAKEGDYRMLLDNRLGMQMFDGGYVHHGLLKSAKWVLDAESVTLSKLWTENGRGYKIIFTGHSLGSGVATLLTVIVANHGNRLGGVPRSLLRCYAVAPARCLSLNLAVKYADVIYSVVLQDDFLPRTPTPLEDIFKSVFCLPCLMFLICLRDTFIPEGRKLRDPRRLYAPGRIYHIVERKFCRCGRYPPEVRTAIPVDGRFEHIVLSCNATSDHGIIWIERESEKALVNLKDLSTETITTPPKVQKLDRKETREKEHKDALERAVSLNIPHAVASAEEETWGNTENGSPDDSGNSSKTEHTDARTNWNYLVKKLFKKTESGDLILKQGASDPVVENATGS